The genomic window TAGCAGGTGGGGTGCGGTCAGGGTTTGGTGTACGGGGTCCCACCTCCTCTGTGGCCCTGCTGCCCCATCCCTGAAGCCCCGGCGTGTGGTGATGGGGAGAAGAATGGTGCCACCCCAGTCTCTGCTCCCCAGACCTGTGGTTTTTCTCTCGTCCAGACCCAGTCCTGCACTTCCACTgccgctctttctcttccctgtgtctctctgcagaagaggtccctcccctccgtgcctaCACCGCCTGTTTTATCTCCCCTAGTTCGCAGTCGTGCCCCTAGGCCCACCAGGCTGTCCCCATGGGTCCCTGAAAACatctctgtcactctgtagccAAGATGCCTGGAATTCCGAGCTTTCTGGCCTCAACATAGCTGTTTGAGGGACGAGAGAACTtcgggtccccctacttctcctcCATGCTGACTCCCTCTCCTAACAGGAAGTGTGTCCAGGTGATTTTAATACAGCTGAGTGAAACAGTGTTCAGctcaaattatttaaatgatataGGCTGTGTCGAGGCTAATGGCTCTATCTTCTCCAGGCAGTGAAATTTAAAGATGTGAGAAGACAAAAGTCTTGTATTTGGCACTCCGTCAGCTCAATTCCGTGATAAAAATGACAATTATACAAAATACCAGTAAGCAAAAAATCATCAGATGATTTTATGTGTGCATAACTTCAGTCAGCCAATCCACAGTACTGAAGCATTGATTCACAGTTTTGTTGGATTTTAATTAGATGTGACCAGtttggaaaggagaaggaaggatgaTTTCTAAGGTAGACATAAGAtattatgcaaattaaaatttatgtctAACCTAGTTTATCCTGAGAATCTTACTGGGGCTTTATAATACTTATCCCCAAACTCCATTCCTGCGCATTTCTATTGGGTAGGTTGGAATGCTTAAATGAATCTTAAAATTACACTAcaagaattatttatttctgttaacTAAGTAAAAGAAGCAGACAGGAAAAGTCACCGTCACCTTACTTTCTGGACACAAGTCTCCTCAAGGCACCCTTTACATCCTTATTTCTCAGTGTGTAGATGACAGGGTTCAACATGGGGGTCACCAAGTTGTAGAAGAGGGTAAGGAATTTCCCTGGGTCCTGAGAAGAATTATTTCCTGGTTGCATGTACATATAGATAATATTCCCATAGAACAAGGAGACCACGGTGAGGTGCGAGCCACACGTGTTGAAAGCCTTCCTTCTTCCCGTGGCTGACTTCATGTGCAGAACGGCCATGGCAATACAGCTGTAGGACACGAGGGTGAGGGCCAGGGGCACCAGGACAATCATTACCGATAAGATGAAAACAGTACTCTCCACAGCCACAGTGTCCACACAGGCAATTTTTATCAGAGCTGGCATCTCACACAGGAAATGCTTAACCTCACAGTTCCCGCATCGTGGCAGCCTCATGGTGACTGGGGACATAGCCAGGGAGTTGAGAAGTCCGACCCCCCAGGTCACGGATACCAGCTTCCAACAGAGCCGAGGGTGCATAATGATGGAGTAGCGGAGGGGCTTGCAGATGGCAGTGAAGCG from Neofelis nebulosa isolate mNeoNeb1 chromosome 6, mNeoNeb1.pri, whole genome shotgun sequence includes these protein-coding regions:
- the LOC131513401 gene encoding olfactory receptor 2W3-like, with translation MTNQSCQEQFVLLGFSDRPQLEQTLFVFVLIFYLVTLVGNTVIILVSRLDPCLHTPMYFFLTNLSFLDLCFTTSSVPQLLFNLGGPDKTISYTGCAIQLFMFLGLGGTECVLLAVMAYDRFTAICKPLRYSIIMHPRLCWKLVSVTWGVGLLNSLAMSPVTMRLPRCGNCEVKHFLCEMPALIKIACVDTVAVESTVFILSVMIVLVPLALTLVSYSCIAMAVLHMKSATGRRKAFNTCGSHLTVVSLFYGNIIYMYMQPGNNSSQDPGKFLTLFYNLVTPMLNPVIYTLRNKDVKGALRRLVSRK